From a region of the Paenibacillus lutimineralis genome:
- a CDS encoding class I SAM-dependent methyltransferase, whose product MAEWYEQSFGEDYLVVYKHRDFQGAKHEVHKMISWLGLPIGAKILDLCCGMGRHAMALEEAGYEVIGVDLSEVLLREARRNDPDQRVTWMHADMRNLPLSGGFDAVVNLFTSFGYFDQDAEHIKVLKEVRRMLKPGGQFIIDFLNPEYTMAHLVPESERTYDGQLIKERRVIDDGYVKKRIEIIDQTGAADLRTGPRHYLERIKLYSLEDFTAMLEEAGLGLKEIYGSYDEDSFDPLVSPRMIMVGDVSS is encoded by the coding sequence ATGGCAGAATGGTATGAACAGAGCTTCGGTGAGGATTACTTGGTCGTATATAAGCATCGCGATTTTCAGGGTGCAAAGCATGAAGTACATAAAATGATCTCTTGGCTTGGGCTACCCATCGGTGCCAAAATTCTGGACCTCTGCTGTGGAATGGGACGTCATGCCATGGCGCTTGAAGAAGCGGGATATGAAGTGATCGGCGTTGATTTATCCGAGGTTCTGCTGCGAGAAGCAAGGAGAAATGATCCCGACCAGCGGGTTACCTGGATGCATGCAGACATGCGGAATTTGCCGCTATCAGGAGGCTTTGACGCGGTCGTTAACTTGTTCACTTCGTTTGGCTATTTCGATCAAGATGCTGAGCATATTAAGGTGTTAAAGGAAGTGCGGAGAATGCTGAAGCCGGGTGGACAATTCATTATAGATTTCCTGAACCCCGAGTATACGATGGCGCATCTGGTTCCTGAATCGGAACGAACCTATGATGGCCAGCTTATTAAAGAGCGTCGCGTAATTGATGACGGATATGTCAAAAAAAGAATCGAGATTATCGATCAAACAGGTGCCGCGGACTTAAGGACAGGGCCCAGACATTATTTGGAGAGAATCAAACTCTATTCCCTGGAGGACTTTACGGCAATGTTGGAGGAAGCCGGCTTGGGGCTGAAGGAGATCTATGGTAGCTATGACGAGGATTCCTTCGATCCGCTGGTCTCGCCTAGGATGATCATGGTGGGGGATGTATCATCATGA
- a CDS encoding peptidyl-prolyl cis-trans isomerase, translated as MEDKEKDLELTGKQEDTAGEPENGHEDPAGQAVPDSEEANFTTESNASAETTENNQTDIEEQPQAENEGEAAEENEVKEELASNSDEVKPAEHYSWTPSQEPASGGNSGSKVWPIVSLVLAVLLIIVLIKPPFASNKAEAIATVNGVEISKDILFDELATSGGGEAALDNLINRELVNQEAKKANIQITATDIDKEIETYKESFGSEDAFNQALASSGMTLDEFKERLDMQLKLTKLLEPKINVTDEQVKETFEQYKESFNTPEEVRLSVILVGTEDEAKSIIKELNGGADFAELAKSKSLDTVTKDSGGDTGFFGKGESGEEAVEEAAFKLAKDEISAPIKSADGYKVIKLTDRKEAHTATLEEKKDEIRKGLVSQQVSQMSSSWLEEVRGKAKITNKLADSADAADKDKTAAK; from the coding sequence ATGGAAGACAAAGAGAAAGATCTTGAGCTAACAGGCAAGCAAGAGGACACGGCAGGCGAACCAGAGAATGGTCACGAGGATCCGGCCGGACAAGCTGTTCCTGATAGCGAGGAAGCAAACTTTACAACAGAGTCTAATGCTTCGGCAGAGACTACAGAGAATAATCAGACAGATATAGAAGAACAACCGCAAGCTGAGAACGAAGGTGAAGCGGCGGAAGAAAATGAAGTGAAGGAAGAGCTAGCTAGTAACAGTGATGAGGTGAAGCCTGCCGAGCATTACAGCTGGACTCCGTCCCAAGAACCTGCGAGCGGCGGGAATTCAGGATCTAAGGTCTGGCCGATCGTATCGCTGGTGCTTGCCGTATTGCTGATCATCGTGCTCATTAAGCCGCCGTTTGCCAGCAATAAGGCCGAGGCGATCGCTACCGTCAATGGAGTTGAGATTTCCAAGGATATCCTCTTTGATGAATTGGCCACTTCCGGAGGTGGGGAAGCAGCTCTCGATAACCTCATTAACCGTGAACTGGTGAACCAGGAAGCGAAGAAGGCTAACATTCAGATTACCGCTACTGATATTGATAAAGAAATTGAAACCTACAAAGAGTCCTTCGGTTCAGAAGATGCATTCAATCAAGCGCTAGCTTCTTCCGGTATGACACTGGATGAGTTCAAAGAGCGTCTTGATATGCAGCTTAAGCTGACGAAGCTGCTCGAGCCGAAAATTAATGTTACGGATGAACAAGTGAAAGAAACATTTGAGCAGTACAAGGAATCCTTCAATACGCCGGAGGAAGTCCGTCTATCCGTTATTCTTGTAGGAACAGAAGATGAGGCGAAGAGCATCATCAAGGAACTGAACGGTGGTGCAGATTTCGCTGAACTGGCGAAGAGCAAATCGCTGGATACAGTTACGAAGGATAGCGGTGGTGATACCGGATTCTTCGGTAAAGGCGAGAGTGGTGAAGAAGCGGTTGAGGAGGCTGCCTTTAAATTAGCCAAGGATGAGATTAGCGCACCGATCAAGTCGGCTGATGGATATAAGGTCATCAAGTTGACCGATCGCAAAGAAGCGCATACGGCTACCCTTGAGGAGAAGAAGGATGAGATTCGCAAGGGTCTTGTCTCCCAGCAAGTATCGCAAATGTCTTCATCATGGCTAGAAGAAGTACGCGGCAAGGCGAAAATTACAAATAAACTTGCCGACAGCGCAGATGCAGCTGACAAAGATAAGACAGCCGCGAAATAG
- a CDS encoding dipeptidase, with the protein MDYQNYFQNNRQTHLDELTELLKIPSISALSDHKGDVQKAAEWIAGALRQAGMENVEVNPTAGHPIVTGEYLHAPGKPTVLVYGHYDVQPVDPLNLWDTPPFEPSIRDGKLYARGATDDKGQMFLHIKAVEAILKQEKEPPVNIKFCIEGEEEVGSPNLPIFLEKNQDKLAADVVVISDTSLLEPGKPAICTGLRGLCSLEVSVHTANTDLHSGTFGGGVPNALHALVALLASLHDDKGRVVVEGFYKGTPELPAELREEISKRGLDENKLAASLGLETLYGEEGYSFAERTGIRPTLELNGVYGGFQGEGSKTVIPKEAHAKITCRLVGDQDPQDILDKIDAHLQQRVQPGAKLVVKQMEKAHAFNIDPEIPMLQKAADAYEKVYGTRALFTKDGGSIPIVETLSRVLEAPAVMMGFGLPDENLHAPNEHFNLENFDKGLLTIVEYLKSL; encoded by the coding sequence ATGGATTATCAAAATTATTTCCAAAATAACCGCCAGACTCATCTGGATGAACTGACGGAACTGTTGAAAATTCCTAGCATCTCGGCACTGTCTGACCATAAAGGTGATGTGCAGAAGGCGGCTGAATGGATTGCTGGCGCGCTCCGTCAAGCGGGAATGGAGAATGTAGAGGTTAACCCTACGGCTGGGCATCCTATCGTAACTGGCGAATATTTGCATGCCCCAGGAAAACCAACTGTACTCGTATACGGGCACTATGACGTGCAACCTGTAGACCCACTCAATCTGTGGGATACACCGCCATTCGAACCTTCGATCCGTGACGGCAAGCTATACGCCCGCGGCGCTACAGACGACAAAGGACAAATGTTCCTACATATCAAAGCTGTAGAAGCGATCCTGAAGCAGGAGAAAGAGCCTCCTGTAAATATTAAATTCTGCATCGAAGGTGAAGAAGAGGTTGGCAGCCCGAATCTCCCTATTTTCCTAGAGAAAAATCAGGATAAACTGGCGGCAGACGTCGTTGTCATCTCCGATACTTCACTGCTTGAGCCTGGCAAGCCAGCGATCTGCACCGGACTTCGCGGCCTTTGCTCCCTGGAAGTTAGCGTGCATACAGCAAATACGGATCTGCACTCCGGTACTTTTGGCGGTGGAGTTCCTAATGCGCTGCATGCGCTCGTGGCCTTGCTCGCTTCTCTGCATGATGACAAAGGGCGCGTAGTTGTGGAAGGCTTCTATAAAGGCACGCCTGAGTTGCCTGCCGAATTGAGAGAGGAGATCTCCAAGCGCGGACTTGATGAGAATAAACTCGCAGCAAGCCTAGGCCTGGAGACACTGTATGGCGAAGAAGGCTACAGCTTTGCAGAACGTACCGGCATCCGTCCAACCTTGGAACTGAATGGTGTATATGGCGGTTTCCAAGGCGAAGGCAGCAAGACCGTTATTCCGAAGGAAGCTCATGCCAAGATTACTTGCCGTCTAGTTGGCGATCAAGATCCGCAGGATATTCTCGATAAGATTGATGCTCACCTGCAGCAGCGCGTACAACCTGGCGCCAAGCTGGTCGTGAAGCAAATGGAGAAGGCTCACGCCTTCAACATCGATCCGGAAATTCCTATGCTGCAAAAGGCTGCCGACGCTTATGAGAAGGTGTATGGGACGCGTGCTTTGTTCACCAAGGATGGTGGCTCGATCCCGATCGTAGAGACCTTGTCCCGGGTACTTGAAGCACCAGCCGTCATGATGGGCTTCGGGCTTCCTGACGAGAACCTGCATGCACCGAACGAGCATTTCAACCTTGAAAACTTCGACAAAGGTCTGCTGACTATCGTTGAATATCTCAAGTCCCTGTAA
- a CDS encoding helix-turn-helix domain-containing protein: protein MKSSDRNSKFLLTHREREVFELLVQDKTTRDIAGQLFISEKTVRNHISNVMQKLNVKGRAQAVVELIKLGELKI from the coding sequence TTGAAAAGTAGCGATCGTAACAGCAAATTTCTGTTAACTCATCGTGAACGGGAAGTTTTCGAACTCCTCGTGCAGGATAAAACGACCCGCGACATTGCCGGCCAATTATTTATCAGCGAGAAGACCGTCCGGAACCATATCTCTAATGTCATGCAAAAGCTTAATGTCAAGGGTCGCGCGCAGGCGGTTGTTGAGCTGATCAAGCTTGGGGAGCTAAAAATCTGA
- the efeO gene encoding iron uptake system protein EfeO gives MKIYYALPAAAISAILLLSGCNTGDKNANQGAAANNNVANSAAASNSNEDDFKQAIDQYREYVIQQCDAFVTETAKFTAAIKDADIETAKSLYAPARMYYERIEPIAEALGDLDPNIDARDGDVDSSEWRGFHKLEQALWENNTTAGQEDIADQLLSDAKLLRAKVETVDIEASLLVTGAVELLNEVSTSKVTGEEERYSHTDLYDFAANVEGAKKIYELLEPQLKAKDAELSKNISERFTALEQELAPFKQGNDYVSYEQLQDQDVRKLSQNLDALAEPLSQMGTLLGV, from the coding sequence ATGAAAATATATTATGCGCTTCCAGCAGCAGCCATATCGGCGATTCTGCTACTATCCGGCTGCAACACCGGAGATAAGAATGCGAACCAAGGAGCGGCGGCCAACAACAACGTAGCTAATTCGGCGGCTGCTTCGAATTCGAATGAAGACGACTTCAAGCAAGCGATCGATCAATACCGCGAGTATGTAATCCAGCAATGTGATGCCTTCGTTACTGAGACAGCCAAATTTACGGCTGCGATTAAAGACGCAGATATTGAGACTGCTAAGTCTCTCTATGCTCCGGCACGCATGTATTATGAACGAATCGAACCAATTGCTGAAGCGCTGGGCGATCTTGATCCAAATATCGATGCCAGAGATGGCGACGTAGATAGTTCAGAGTGGCGCGGCTTCCACAAGCTGGAACAAGCTCTGTGGGAGAATAACACAACAGCCGGACAAGAGGATATAGCTGATCAATTGTTAAGCGATGCGAAGCTGCTTCGTGCCAAAGTAGAAACCGTAGATATCGAAGCTTCCTTGCTCGTTACTGGCGCCGTAGAACTGCTTAACGAAGTGTCTACCTCCAAGGTTACGGGTGAAGAGGAACGTTACTCTCATACAGACCTGTATGACTTCGCCGCCAATGTAGAAGGCGCTAAGAAAATATATGAGCTTCTGGAGCCCCAGCTCAAAGCCAAAGATGCCGAACTAAGCAAAAATATCAGTGAACGCTTCACGGCCCTTGAGCAGGAATTGGCACCGTTCAAACAAGGCAATGACTATGTTAGTTATGAGCAGCTGCAGGATCAGGATGTACGCAAATTAAGCCAGAATCTCGATGCCTTAGCCGAGCCACTATCCCAAATGGGTACTCTACTGGGAGTGTAA
- the efeB gene encoding iron uptake transporter deferrochelatase/peroxidase subunit: MSNHEPGMEPNSSNIRSNQDAASPAQGLLSKKISRREVLKYAGIGGIGLLLGGSGGYGLLAAQEKLSPSSKKNHDRVASMEQIPFYDQHQAGIITPAQNFLCFASFDLTTNSLSEVRKLFQLWTESASLMTSGQMLGNTNNSQNLPPSDTGEAAGLTTSKLTITFGVGPSFFDSRYGLSSKKPASFDELPSFRGDALLPEWCGGDIGVQVCADDMQVAFHAVRNLARIARGTAVMRWMQEGFQRSSTADPSGGTPRNLLGFKDGTGNPDTHDKQAMNEIVWARADNGANWMQGGSYMVARRIRMRIEIWDRSPLSDQEQTFGRYRDSGAPIGSKDEFAPLDLEAKDSSGKPLIPLNSHSRLAHTDGIKMLRRAYSYTGGIDAKTGQLDAGLFFICYQKDIQKQFISMQQKLAASDKLNEYIVHVGSAVFACFPGVRQGGYIGDTLF, encoded by the coding sequence ATGAGTAACCATGAACCAGGAATGGAACCCAACTCATCAAACATACGCTCTAACCAAGACGCAGCATCCCCAGCACAGGGCCTATTGTCCAAGAAAATAAGCCGCCGTGAAGTGTTGAAATATGCAGGTATTGGAGGGATCGGTCTGCTTCTCGGAGGCAGTGGTGGCTACGGGCTACTTGCCGCTCAAGAGAAGCTGTCACCCTCTTCTAAGAAAAACCACGATCGCGTTGCTTCTATGGAACAGATCCCCTTCTACGATCAGCATCAAGCCGGAATTATCACCCCAGCGCAGAACTTTCTGTGCTTTGCATCTTTTGATTTGACCACGAATTCACTGTCTGAGGTGCGAAAATTATTTCAGTTATGGACAGAATCCGCCTCCCTGATGACCTCCGGTCAGATGCTAGGCAACACCAATAACAGCCAGAATCTTCCCCCTTCCGATACTGGAGAAGCAGCGGGACTAACGACTTCCAAGCTTACAATCACCTTTGGAGTCGGCCCTTCCTTCTTTGATAGCCGTTATGGTCTATCATCGAAGAAGCCTGCTTCATTCGATGAGCTCCCCTCTTTCCGCGGAGATGCTTTGCTGCCGGAGTGGTGCGGCGGCGATATCGGCGTTCAGGTATGTGCCGATGATATGCAGGTGGCCTTCCATGCTGTACGAAACCTGGCCAGAATTGCACGTGGAACCGCCGTAATGCGTTGGATGCAAGAGGGCTTCCAACGCAGTTCTACGGCTGATCCAAGCGGGGGAACGCCGCGCAATCTGCTGGGCTTCAAAGACGGAACTGGAAATCCGGATACTCATGATAAACAGGCTATGAATGAGATCGTATGGGCCAGAGCTGACAACGGAGCGAACTGGATGCAGGGCGGCAGCTACATGGTAGCACGCCGTATCCGTATGCGGATCGAAATATGGGATCGTTCCCCCTTAAGCGATCAAGAGCAGACCTTCGGCCGTTATCGCGACTCCGGAGCTCCGATCGGGTCCAAAGATGAATTTGCTCCGCTTGATCTAGAAGCGAAGGATTCTTCAGGTAAGCCGCTTATTCCGCTTAATTCCCATTCCCGCCTCGCCCATACGGATGGCATCAAAATGTTGCGCCGGGCCTATTCCTATACCGGCGGTATCGACGCAAAGACAGGGCAGCTGGACGCCGGCCTGTTTTTCATCTGTTATCAGAAGGATATCCAGAAACAATTCATATCGATGCAGCAAAAGCTGGCCGCCAGCGATAAGCTGAACGAATATATCGTCCATGTTGGCAGTGCTGTATTCGCTTGTTTTCCTGGCGTTCGTCAGGGCGGATATATCGGTGATACACTCTTCTAG
- a CDS encoding FTR1 family protein, whose product MELPHIKQESLNTIQHKLATILIAFILIIIALWSVPLSAAEAAPENASNPSYDKLLPLVGGALVEAGTPNWDTAAAELSEFSSIWNTLDHSASPELAKQIEDELIRAKNAIEAQDQDEAKQALSSLAKQVNEYTSAYSAETEKPDGKESASQLLEMTGKTLSALEQGSVEQAQREYKQILNTWKKLEGPIRGGNFNVYSDIETQMSLIRIALQATPIKTEQAVKELTTLNSLLQDYTQGKLDSLSDSSAAQNKNTLVDTLPLLDKAKQAVASKNAEQAAEQMSQFIRQWPSVEGEVSVSSAKLYTATENRMAEAQSYLISNPPNFNKAEQIIDAMIQDLQPLAERSTYTAWDAALILLREGFEALLVLAALLAFVNRSKDTALRTSIWAGAGTGLLISAILAIILTYTISQAIAGSARELIEGFIGLFAVAMMLTVGWWLHSKSNVKAWNQYLSERTRGAIQRGSRWSLFLLSALAILREGAETAIFYIGMVPSIEPRQLIIGILGALIVLVVLGFCLIHFGIKLPIRPFMLCATLLIYYLVVRFLGESIHSLQIAGLISAHSRSWLPSAGWIGAYPTWETLIPQVVALLFIIWQLTSRKCTDSPGTASAS is encoded by the coding sequence ATGGAGCTCCCACACATCAAACAGGAAAGCTTAAATACCATACAACATAAACTGGCCACCATACTTATAGCGTTCATCTTGATCATCATAGCCCTATGGTCTGTTCCTCTGTCAGCAGCTGAGGCTGCCCCAGAGAATGCTTCCAACCCGTCCTACGATAAGCTACTTCCGCTGGTCGGCGGCGCGCTCGTCGAAGCAGGGACGCCGAATTGGGACACGGCTGCTGCAGAGCTGAGCGAGTTCAGCAGCATTTGGAATACACTCGATCATTCGGCCTCACCTGAGCTTGCTAAACAGATTGAGGACGAATTAATCAGGGCGAAGAATGCCATTGAGGCGCAGGACCAGGACGAGGCCAAGCAAGCTCTCTCTTCACTGGCTAAGCAGGTGAACGAATATACCTCAGCCTACTCTGCTGAAACAGAGAAGCCAGACGGCAAAGAATCCGCCAGTCAGCTGCTGGAGATGACCGGAAAGACATTATCTGCCCTGGAACAAGGTTCAGTCGAGCAGGCACAAAGAGAATACAAGCAAATTTTGAACACATGGAAAAAGCTCGAAGGGCCAATCCGCGGCGGAAACTTTAACGTATACAGCGATATTGAGACCCAAATGAGCTTAATCAGAATAGCGTTGCAAGCGACACCCATTAAAACAGAGCAGGCCGTAAAAGAATTGACAACACTGAATAGCCTGCTTCAGGATTATACACAAGGTAAATTAGATAGCTTAAGTGATTCTTCAGCAGCACAAAACAAGAACACTCTTGTAGATACACTTCCGCTGCTAGACAAAGCCAAGCAGGCCGTTGCATCCAAAAATGCAGAACAAGCAGCTGAGCAAATGAGCCAGTTCATTCGGCAGTGGCCTTCTGTAGAAGGCGAGGTCTCTGTCTCTTCCGCCAAGCTGTACACGGCAACAGAGAATCGCATGGCAGAAGCGCAGAGCTATCTGATCTCTAATCCGCCGAATTTCAACAAGGCGGAGCAGATTATCGATGCGATGATCCAGGATCTTCAGCCGCTTGCCGAACGTTCGACCTATACCGCCTGGGATGCGGCACTTATTCTTCTTCGGGAAGGCTTTGAGGCTCTTCTAGTGCTTGCCGCCCTACTTGCCTTTGTGAACCGCTCCAAGGATACTGCACTGCGTACTTCCATTTGGGCTGGAGCAGGAACTGGACTACTGATTTCGGCCATTCTAGCTATCATTCTGACCTATACCATCTCTCAAGCCATCGCAGGTAGTGCAAGAGAATTAATTGAAGGCTTCATTGGACTATTCGCGGTCGCTATGATGCTCACGGTCGGCTGGTGGCTGCACAGCAAATCCAACGTCAAAGCCTGGAACCAGTATTTATCTGAGCGGACCCGCGGTGCAATCCAGCGCGGCAGCCGCTGGTCTTTATTTCTTCTATCCGCCCTGGCCATATTGCGCGAAGGAGCCGAGACGGCAATTTTTTATATCGGAATGGTCCCTTCTATTGAACCGCGTCAATTGATTATTGGAATTTTGGGAGCTTTGATCGTTCTGGTTGTTCTAGGCTTCTGCTTGATCCATTTTGGCATCAAACTACCGATCCGGCCGTTCATGCTTTGCGCCACTTTGCTGATCTACTATCTGGTTGTCCGTTTCCTTGGAGAGAGCATCCACTCTCTGCAAATTGCCGGATTGATCTCAGCCCACAGCCGGTCATGGCTTCCTTCAGCAGGTTGGATTGGAGCTTATCCTACTTGGGAGACACTGATTCCACAGGTGGTGGCGCTGCTCTTCATTATCTGGCAGCTAACTAGTCGCAAGTGTACAGACTCACCTGGAACCGCCTCTGCCTCGTAA
- a CDS encoding MarR family winged helix-turn-helix transcriptional regulator — translation MDSNLDEYVERLMTAWSRTFKKMQTEIMQHRELGLTGPQFHMLALIARTDPCNVSYLADALEVKPSAITVMVDRLVQSGYVQRRHDEQDRRSVLLSVTDKGAEVFAEAGRKSREVVRSYLQELEPHELEVLIQVVEKLGTAGHSDVPVCKMK, via the coding sequence TTGGATTCGAATCTTGATGAATATGTAGAGCGGCTAATGACTGCCTGGTCTAGGACTTTCAAGAAGATGCAGACCGAAATTATGCAGCACCGGGAGCTTGGATTAACAGGACCTCAGTTCCATATGCTTGCTCTGATTGCCCGAACTGATCCGTGCAATGTGAGTTATTTGGCTGACGCGCTGGAAGTTAAGCCTAGTGCGATTACTGTTATGGTTGACCGTCTCGTGCAGAGCGGATATGTTCAACGCCGTCACGATGAGCAGGACCGCAGATCGGTGCTTCTGTCGGTAACCGACAAAGGTGCCGAGGTATTCGCAGAGGCAGGGAGGAAGTCGAGAGAAGTAGTTCGAAGCTATCTTCAAGAGTTGGAGCCCCATGAGCTGGAGGTTCTGATCCAGGTTGTTGAGAAGCTGGGAACTGCTGGACATTCTGATGTACCTGTATGCAAAATGAAGTGA
- the nagB gene encoding glucosamine-6-phosphate deaminase, producing MINIIKVNNEQQFNETGAGIIASLVQTNPRVKLGLATGSTPVGVYQRLIELYKEGVVSFKLASSYNLDEYIGLPEDHSESYRRFMNEKLFNHIDMPLENTHVPSGNSSNAQQAADEYNRLLDEAGQVDLQLLGLGHNGHIGFNEPDEDLQGQTHVVTLDELTRQANARFFDSIDDVPTHAITMGIGSILKAKQILLMAKGKDKAEIVAKALKGPITTKCPASFLQTHPNVVVILDQEAGSLV from the coding sequence ATGATAAATATTATTAAAGTAAACAATGAACAGCAGTTTAATGAGACAGGTGCAGGGATCATCGCGAGCCTGGTACAAACCAACCCGAGGGTCAAGCTTGGTTTGGCTACAGGTAGCACGCCTGTCGGCGTGTACCAGAGATTGATCGAGCTGTACAAGGAAGGCGTTGTAAGCTTCAAGCTGGCTAGCAGCTACAATCTGGACGAATATATTGGGCTACCTGAGGATCATTCGGAAAGCTACAGACGCTTCATGAACGAGAAGCTGTTCAACCATATTGATATGCCGCTGGAGAACACTCACGTGCCTTCCGGCAATTCCAGCAATGCACAGCAAGCTGCCGACGAATACAATCGTCTGCTTGACGAAGCAGGCCAGGTTGACCTGCAATTGCTTGGCCTTGGTCATAACGGTCATATCGGATTCAATGAGCCTGATGAAGATCTGCAAGGCCAGACGCATGTCGTAACCTTGGATGAGCTTACACGCCAGGCTAACGCACGTTTCTTCGATTCCATCGATGACGTTCCGACACATGCCATTACGATGGGTATCGGCTCGATCCTTAAGGCAAAGCAAATTTTGTTGATGGCTAAAGGAAAAGATAAGGCAGAGATCGTCGCCAAAGCGCTCAAAGGACCGATTACAACGAAATGCCCCGCCTCGTTCTTGCAAACTCATCCTAATGTGGTAGTTATTCTAGACCAAGAAGCAGGGAGTCTTGTATAA
- the nagA gene encoding N-acetylglucosamine-6-phosphate deacetylase produces the protein MSNYNFQIVNGKIVSPKGIIEDGAVTVENGVITYVGSTAGIPQDVAELETVDAAGKYILPGFIDVHVHGGMLEDFSKPSKAGIDAITKLHASQGTTTMLATTMTMPKDILDEVLAEVQSYMENDMPYAQLGGVHLEGPFISPKWPGAQNPAHIVPPNKDWIEQWEEQYPGLIKQVTFAPEREGSHELIRFLRKKGIAAAAGHTDATYEDIMSAQAVGLNHSVHMFNAMTPLHHRKPGTAGAILSTPAISAEIIADGIHVHKAAIKLLASVKTDHNLLLITDAMSAAGLGNGDYMLGDLPVVVKDNVCTLKESEGTLAGSTLTMIRGFRYLIQEVGLSIERASEAASGNPARLLRMDHITGSIETGKQADLLVVDTDLELQQIWIKGRQFQE, from the coding sequence ATGAGCAACTATAATTTTCAAATTGTGAATGGCAAAATCGTTTCTCCGAAAGGCATCATCGAGGACGGAGCTGTTACTGTAGAGAACGGAGTTATCACCTATGTCGGCTCGACCGCGGGCATCCCTCAGGATGTGGCTGAATTGGAAACCGTAGATGCAGCTGGTAAATACATTCTGCCTGGATTTATTGATGTCCACGTACACGGCGGCATGCTGGAGGATTTCTCTAAGCCGAGTAAAGCCGGTATAGACGCCATCACCAAGCTGCATGCAAGCCAAGGTACAACTACAATGCTGGCCACGACGATGACTATGCCGAAAGACATTCTTGATGAAGTACTGGCTGAAGTGCAGAGCTACATGGAGAATGATATGCCGTACGCTCAGCTCGGCGGTGTCCATTTGGAAGGACCATTCATCAGCCCGAAATGGCCTGGTGCCCAGAACCCAGCCCATATCGTCCCACCGAATAAAGATTGGATCGAACAATGGGAAGAACAATATCCTGGATTGATCAAGCAAGTCACGTTCGCACCGGAGCGTGAAGGTTCACATGAGCTCATCCGTTTCTTGCGCAAGAAGGGAATTGCCGCTGCTGCAGGTCATACAGACGCTACCTATGAAGACATTATGTCTGCGCAAGCTGTCGGCCTGAACCACTCGGTTCATATGTTCAATGCAATGACTCCGCTACATCATCGCAAACCAGGTACAGCAGGTGCGATTCTAAGTACTCCAGCAATTAGTGCAGAGATTATCGCTGACGGTATTCATGTGCACAAAGCTGCCATTAAATTGCTGGCCAGTGTGAAGACAGATCATAATTTGCTGCTTATTACTGATGCAATGTCTGCAGCTGGATTAGGGAATGGCGATTACATGCTGGGCGACCTACCAGTAGTCGTTAAGGACAATGTATGTACTTTGAAAGAAAGCGAAGGAACGCTTGCCGGTAGTACGCTTACGATGATCCGCGGCTTCCGTTACCTTATACAGGAAGTCGGTCTATCCATCGAGAGAGCTTCTGAAGCAGCTAGTGGCAACCCGGCTAGATTACTTCGTATGGACCATATCACTGGCTCCATTGAGACCGGCAAGCAAGCCGATCTGCTGGTGGTAGACACTGATCTGGAACTTCAGCAAATCTGGATCAAAGGTCGTCAATTTCAGGAATAA